The Dioscorea cayenensis subsp. rotundata cultivar TDr96_F1 chromosome 16, TDr96_F1_v2_PseudoChromosome.rev07_lg8_w22 25.fasta, whole genome shotgun sequence sequence tttaCATGCAAACATAATTCTTCGTACCATTTTAAACTTGAGCTTCAAGGTATTTCAAGTGAAATCTCAATTGGTTTCTtcactttttaatatatacaaaGTGAACAAAGAATGGtcaaaaattacattaaagcaaggaaaccatgaaaaaaataaaaaaattatattaaagcaAGAACAATTATAAactcactttgtttttctttttcactccATGAAAATTTTGACACCAATCTCCTCCACAAAACAATGCTTGCACTGTATCGGGAGCCAATGAAGCAAGATAAGTGTCAATCACTCTATCGCCTGCACTAAAAGTAACCTCTGAAGCCACTGTAGTGATGAGAATAGCAAGTATGCCATGAGCCATTCTCGACAAGATGCGACATTTTAAAGTATTTCCCTTCCACCATTCTAAAGCATTAAATTgattaggatctccttcaaaaataaaacagccTTCAGCTAAGTATGCATCCAAATCTGACTGTTGTGGCGAGGCTTTTTCAATAGATTTCACATAACTTGAAAATTCGGACCAACCTGATGAGCCTTTGCCATTATTGCcaatatcatcattattatgcATTGGAGTTTCACCACTATGTTCATTGCCATGTTGATATTCATGaacatattcttcataaatttcatGTAAAGCTTCTTGAACTTTAGCAATATTTTCTCTTGCTTCTCTATTGGAATACATCcttaaaaaagtaaaatcaacaaccctcattttgcatcttggatCCAAGACGGCGGCCACCAgtggcggaaccaaggggggggcgagcgggggcttcagccccccctcGGCTCCGGTGAGGTTGCTTTCTGGCAGCCAtgaagttagggtttttatttatataatattttgtttgtaactAATTGTCATATGATGGcaatgtgcttgagtggttgGTGGGAGTTTGGTGATTAGAGCCCACCTTGGTTCAAGTCCCATGGGTTGCAATGTTGAGTTTTTAtactttcattaaaaacaagttttttttttttcaaaaaattgctgaaatttaaaattttaaaaaaatttaacaaaaaaattaaattgataatgacacattgaaatttcatttattaatattatttataaaaatttataaataatattaataataataaattaataattaaaaaaattaagttgataatgggTTGCAATGTTAGGTTTTTGATACTTTTACtaactaaaaataagttttttatattttcaaaaagttgctaaaatttaaaattttaataaatttaaagaaaaaattaaattaataatgaggcattgaaatttttaataaaaaattatgaataatattaataaaaatataaaaaaataatttaatgatttttaaagaaattaaattgataatgtgtTGAAgtgttaagtttttttatactttttacttgattaacaagtttttcttatttttcaaaaaaagttatcgaaatttttaaattttataaaaaaatttaagacaaaaaaattaagttgataatgtggcattcaaatttcaaatttttcaataaaagttttcgaataatattaataaaatttataaaaaaacaatttattaatttttaaaaaaaattaagttgataatgtggcatggcaagtaaaaaaattagttgttctaatataataatatacatgtTAGAGTAAATGAATGATTGTTTAGTTGTCTAGTtaaatatagttattttttttagtcaGATACACCATGACAAAGATAGCAGTTCAAATTatagttaatgtttttttttcactatatGTATATTCAAATTGTAGTAATATTATTGAACTATTTTTActgtagataattattttatttgataatttttttacactCTAGCTTTAGCCCCCCCTACCTGTAAGttctggttccgccactggCGGCCACAGACATGAGCAAATTACATTCCCCCCAATATGTATCAAATTTAGCCTTCATTTTGCCAATAATTGCTCTAATaaactcatcttcatcattcgcCCTTTTGTCTAGGAACATTTTCACACGATAGACTTCATTGAGAAACAAGTTGGAAGTTGGATAATCACTACCGGAAATAATTTTTGTGATGGCATTAAACACTTCTAAAATCTCACCTTTTCCCAATCTTCAGGGCATGGGCAACATTGATAAAGGATTTCCCAATCTTTGATCATTGGAAAAACATCTTTAAATTTCATTGCAACTGATAGCATTTCAAATGTTGAATTCCAACAAGTCTTGCAATCAAAAATAAGTTTTCGCTCCGGCAATTATAGTTGATGCACAATATCAGAAAATGACTTCAATCTTTCTTCACTTTGATTAATAAACTTCACACTTTCATGAATATcttcaattatttcttcaatttcaaaaaTGTCATCTTACACCATGAGATTAAGAATGTGTGCACAACAACGAACATGAAATAACTTTCCACCACAAAGGAACTTTTTAGTTCTTGAAAATATGTCTTTAAAAATCCTAATTGCCACATCATTGCTTGAAGCATTATCAATAGAGATAGTAAAAACCTTGTTCTCAATCACCCACTCTTTCAAACACTTGAAGATACAATCGGCAATCTCGACACCACGACGAGGAGGTGGAAGACGAACAAAATTGATAACACGCTTTTGCAATCTCCAATTATGATCAATAAAATGAGCTGTTAAGATCATATACTCAATCTTTTGATTGCTAGAATTCCATAAATCTGTTGTCAAATTTATCTTTCTAACATTCTTGAgcaatgttttcaatttttttcggCTTTATAAACTTGCATACAATCTTTCTTGATAGTAAACCGCGACACTTTTTCCCATTCAAGTATTCCATATCTTTGCATCATATTAAAACCTTCCTCTtccattattgaaaaaatatgctCATACATCAATATCCAATGTGCAGCTGCTTCTCTCATTTTTGCCATGTCAAACTTGCCATTTGTGAGAGCCGGTTGCATTTCAACATCACCATTACCTCCTTGTACAGGTTGGAAAGAAATCCTTTGCtgttgattttgataaatttttctcttcatGCAAGTTGACAAGTGCCTTTTAAATTGAGTTATACTCTTGCTATCATTTATAGCCAACTTCCTCTTGTAATGAATGCATTCTCCTTTTTTAGAACCATCAGGAAGATCAATTTCTTTAAACTCCAACCATACACTTGAAGTCTTGGCCCTTTTTTTCTCATGACTTTCCTCTTCTTCCCCCTCACCAAGGTCAACAACATCACAATCCTTTTCAGTTGGATTTGTGCTTTTATTCGCATTcctatcatcatcaccatcaaaactttTGCTCATTAAAAAATCATCTTCCAAAATAGCCTGACTAGTTAATGTATTTGTTCCAGGCTGAAATGGTGTAGATGAGAAATTTGGTGTGCTTGATGACATATTGCCTATCAtaataaacaaccaaataaataaataaatcaacctttattcaataaataaataaataaatcaaccttTTTGTATTAGACATCTAATAGTAAAATAAGCATGGTTAAGATGTACAACTTTGATGTCACTATACAATGagctctcatatatatatatatatatatatacatataatgaaAATCTATGATTGGTCATCTAAGTATTAGcaaaatgttaattttaaacCATATGAAAAAAACTCTATtgcatgaattaaataaatgtcactttgttataattattttgattattaattcaATTGAAGGATCAcataatgattaaaataaatatattaatagttcAACaagcaaaattaatatataaatatagcataaaaataaaaacaaatgcatcTAAACTAAGctacataattaaaaaagaaaattgaattttttaatataattaaaaacttagtGACTGACCAATAGAATGGTGACACATGTACATCCatgttcattttcattattagaTTAATATTGATTTGATTGAGATGTTGTGAGACTCACACTGCATGCAAAACATACGCAAGTATGAACAATTACCGAGGGAAATTTAACGTGACCTAAATAAACAAACACAGACATGAATATTAAAACAAAGTGACTAAATTAAGTGTAAAGTTACTGGTTGAATAATTGAATTGATATATAACTTGATCTGAGTTTCTAAACATTAATTCAGAGGAACTAAGGACTTGTGTTAGCCCTAGTTTGACAAAAAGATACATGGCTGATACATTGAAGACTAGATTCATTCTCGGTATTCAAGCATCTCCGGGCAATACCTTTGCGAAAGAATGTCCACTTGTTCGATGAAAGATTTCTCCTAGTGCCCACTAATGTACTAGATCATTTGCTTCCAGTGTTTCCGGCAAATATCATCAGGCCTAAGAATAGGAAACATTCTTTAATCATGATCTAATCTAATGGTTATAATTAAAAGAGTCAACAACATACAATGCCAAAGGAAACGGGCCATTTTTCAACTTGATTCATTGTGCTTTCATTCCCATTTGATCGTCGATAATTTTCAAGCATAAATAGAACTATATAAAGTTactggaaaaaaaatcaaagatggGTTTAGAGGGATTTAAATGCAAAGTGATGTTTTATCTTAGTATTGAAGATGAGACTCAATTTGGCATAAGTTCAACAAATGTTGaagcacaaaaacaaagaaaatgaaaaatcatcAGGCTATTCCAATCAGTTTTCAAAAGCAGATGAATAGATACTGTCCAAAGATGATAATAGAGACAGATTTTAGAAATATGTAACGTTCACCCTAATGTTTTGATTAGAGGTTGTTACCAGTTTAGCTCTATAGCTCCGAACCTCATATCTGATCTTATGAGCTTTATTCTAAAGTTGATCCTAAGTTCTACTTGGAATACTAATTGCAATCTATATGACATATAAGTTACCTATTCTAAAGTAGCTCCAGAAGGTTGTCCCAGTCAACATCCTCCTTGCAAAAATCATCTTCATTTTGAAGCATGCATCAACAATGATATTAGCATCAGAAAACTTTCTCACTGTTACACCTGAATCTGAAAAACATGCTATGAAAATCTAAAGATAAGCAGCAGATCAAGAGAATTATAAACAGAAGAAACAACAGATAATGAAGCATAGTGGATGAGATAAGGGTGTGGCAGCATCCAAGCATAATGACCTGGCAATGAAGAAAGAGAGACGAAGATCACAAGCAAACAAAAGATCTCACCTTTGATGTCGCCAATGAACTCAGAGCGAACCGGAGATGAAGAAAGAGAGACTGAAAGAGAGCGCAAGAGCAAAGAGAAAGGAACTAAAAAGCCATCGTCGGCGCAAGCTCACTACTTGGCACCTCACCGGCATTTACCGAGTCATCCACGGGGATCAGAGATTCAGAGAAGGTGGCTTGATTGGGTTGAAGGATGGTGATGAATCGGGCGATTAGGATTTAGGGTTAGGTTTTTTTGTGAAAGCCTAAAAGGGGTGGCTCAGTTGATAGTTCTATTTCTCAATATGTTATGAAAATCCATTTGCATATTAGTGAGAATGagagaatttttttgttaaaaaatattaatattttaaattttaaaaagatataatggcaattatataatattatatatatatatatatatatatatatatatatatatgttactactcgattaggctcgcgagcactTGAGCCAAGCATCTAGATACTCGTACTCGGCTcgctagggatggcaatgggtagggtatgccaaaactcttacccgtacccgtaacccctatcTTATACCCATACCCTTACtcgtacccttcagggtaaaaaaaaactcttacccttacccgcagggtacccgcttacccgttgttcaaattatcgaattaaatataaatataaatataataatattaaattaattatacatattatattacaatctttaagcACATGTCcacaaattcaaaattacaagtttatatatatttgtttatcttaaattatataatcacataaaaatgacgtctatttaggactcaatggtaactctacttttttttttgtttatatttaactatcttggtttttgttttaaattttttcatatatctactatttgtATTTCATATAGCTtcagattttgaatataataaaaaacattataagtaattctcataagttatatctaattgattttttattagtatcttatttttcaggatgttcttataaattatagaataaatttttataatattatttttttatatttgttttataatgtttattttttaatttacttatgattctaatatatatccaaaattcaattttgataatatcataCTTCATcaactataaatataaaaattaaataaaatttaaaataatatattaagagaaaatttgaagtattaattttaaattaatcatcATGAAAATAGATCTTGggtaaattgtgggtaaatgtttagtttaataaaaaattatatatatatatatatatatgagagggtaagggtacaGGTACGGGTATGGGTACAGGGTTTATCTGTACCCTTTTcagcgggtaagggtaagggtacgggtacgggtagggtagaggcatacccttacccgacccgtacccgctcaaaaaataatgggtaatacccttacccgtaccagTACCCAGTCAAAAAAAGTAATActctctttgaccgggtacgcgTATACCCGTTGgatagggtacaaattgccatcccTACACCTCGCTCGAGtactcgagctactcgagcttgAGCTCGATCGACCATGACCGAGCCAAGTTCGAGTTTTCACTAAGTCAAGCCCGAGTAACTTGTGAGTAtaggtgtatcatttacacccctaggaTTTCTGCCTGGATGGTTAGCAAAAAAGATTCCAACTATGGCAATCCTAATAGTAGTTAAATTAGATCACTTTGTTTCCACACCAAAGAAATCAACTTGAAAATTTTCCACCACTATTTCTTAAGTAGGGTAGTGTTGAACTTCTAGAGATTCAATGCCCAATCCGCTCTGATCTTTGGATTTGTAGAGCCTCTTCCTATTAGGTAATATAGCGAAAAtcaaaaaacatcaaaaaggcatgcggaagcaacaatatatttgcgatatattctaaatgttttaataaacaacgtaatttaattaaaaggcctagaaaattacctcttaatgaattttattttgatgtgcTGAATTTGTCTCTCAGATtatcgtagatctcctagcgccgaacgaaagtcccacgcctctagatcGTACGCcagaattaagagacaatctcctcttcttctccaaatatcggctagggttagagaggaagagagagcttggggatttttctcactagagaattaattgattgattttatggATAGAAagaagtcatatttatagagacttcataaaacatgataaacattatttaattatgagttttgtttgaaatatgaaccttcataatatgataaatatcattcaattatgaagtcatattcaaaatatgaacctttataatatgataaacattaccatagaagttctattagaaatatgagtcataATCTAACTTAAACCACTTTTGTTTCTGAgtctttataattttgattatctattcgactccatcgaatttaaatcaaaatttaaacttaagacaaaaaccctagaccaatttacaatgttactcatcccatgaagtaaaattgtaaattgataattttacccctACACTCAAAATGTgattgattctttatccctttaagtgtgactccctaggttcattccgattggcaatgggaaggataccaaaggacgtgggtgacacctagccagccccgtggccATATGTcgtaacccaattgaacacgaatgagtagatcattatgaacctttccgattatgattaccatatgtgtataaaccttttattcttgtttcccaaccaagtgagagccatggtaattgtcaaaatcactaaactcgatcatatgaaaataactatagtggggtgagattaccaaactacccttcatgTCCCACACAATTAGTTTGAATGCCTTGGCTAagatcttctaatctcacatacttataatcgcataggatactaactcgtttacttCGAGATAACGAATTCaatcttggtgatcactcacaactgctacttgctCGATATAGTCGCACTTGgaggtcggccctaccaaaaggtaaattGAGCCTAACAACtatagtaacagactagacgtcacaagtacattgtgatcatgatacctcaggtctaagatTCACTCATATGATCTTAACGAACAATCCCACTCATTGtttgtcaaagagtaaaacccatgtgattgaattgttgcgagtcatgttcgaatacaccaatcccagtaatttatttatgacatatgctcccactattccatagtgttcaactagcactctttgtcaaagtatatgtcatacaaatccttacaaatctttaacgcccaattaaagattctctgatttgtgaactatttaagtgtataagtaccaaactctTCTAGTActctcctctttatcccacaaagagtagaaggtttaacttaatacacatggcatgattaaaacattaaattgaGTACATCCGAGTCTAAGGTGAAAAGAAGCAGGGAAAGTGGATCTCCTTATCTGAGGTCTCTAAGGTATCTAACATAGTCACATTGCGAACCAGTAACCAagatattggttttttttatgagaTCATCATTGAATTAGTCCATATAACCCACTTAGTCCCACAGTCATCCTCAAAAGATCAAGTAGGAATTCCAGTCTACAATATCAAATGCTTTGGCAAAGTCAAATTTAATAATGTGACACGGAACTCTTCTTGTTCAAAGACTAAAAATGAGTTCTTCGGTAGTGGTAATTTTATATAGGATATAACCTCCTTTTACTTTACTGAAAGTAGACTAGGAAAAGTTGACCAAAGAACTTATGACCTTGATGAGTCTAAAGGCAAAGATCTTGGAAAGAATCTTTATAGTCGAGTCGATGAGACTAATTGGGTAAAAATATGAGGGATTGTCAGGGTTTTCCTTTTTGGTTATGGTTCGCAATGTGACTATGCCTTTGACATAGTCACATTGCGAACTAGTAACCaaga is a genomic window containing:
- the LOC120278726 gene encoding zinc finger BED domain-containing protein RICESLEEPER 2-like, with translation MRVVDFTFLRMYSNREARENIAKVQEALHEIYEEYVHEYQHGNEHSGETPMHNNDDIGNNGKGSSGWSEFSSYVKSIEKASPQQSDLDAYLAEGCFIFEGDPNQFNALEWWKGNTLKCRILSRMAHGILAILITTVASEVTFSAGDRVIDTYLASLAPDTVQALFCGGDWCQNFHGVKKKNKV